The following are encoded together in the Pleurocapsa sp. FMAR1 genome:
- a CDS encoding 16S rRNA (cytosine(967)-C(5))-methyltransferase codes for MASTPNSRQLAFFALKNVYQKKAYTDVALNRVIKSMGKSTEISQTDRGFACELVYGIVRRQRTLDALIDLLGKKKAAQQPPDLRIILHLGLYQLRYLNRIPTSAAVNTSVELAKANGIPRLSGVVNGLLRGYVRKAESRDPLQLPDNPITRLGIQHSFPDWIVETWLEQLPIEEVNRLLAWFNQSPKIDLRVNILQTTIEEVESAFKAADISINRIPGLPQGLRLESAGAVTDLPGYKQGWWVIQDSSAQLVTHLLDPQPGETIIDACAAPGGKTTHIAELMGDNGHIIAGDRAAKRLNKVRENAARLHLQSIQIEVGDSCDKSEFANIADRVLLDAPCSGLGTLHKRPDIRWRQTSQAIEELFELQRKLLEQAATWVKPKGILVYATCTLNILENEKVIQSFLEQHSNWSIQSPTDEITKSWATSEGWIKVYPHRHDMDGFFMVRLERGL; via the coding sequence ATGGCATCTACTCCCAATTCCCGTCAGTTGGCTTTTTTTGCCCTCAAAAATGTTTATCAAAAGAAAGCCTATACTGATGTCGCCCTCAACCGCGTGATTAAATCTATGGGTAAATCGACTGAGATTAGCCAGACAGACAGAGGCTTTGCCTGTGAATTGGTTTATGGTATTGTGCGTCGTCAGCGAACTTTGGACGCTCTAATTGATTTACTAGGTAAGAAAAAAGCAGCGCAACAACCTCCAGATTTACGGATTATTCTCCACCTGGGTTTGTATCAGTTACGGTATCTAAATCGCATTCCTACTTCAGCAGCAGTTAATACTAGCGTGGAATTGGCTAAAGCTAACGGTATTCCTAGGCTTAGTGGCGTAGTTAACGGGTTATTGCGGGGTTATGTACGTAAAGCTGAATCTAGAGATCCTCTGCAACTACCAGATAATCCAATAACCAGATTGGGCATACAACATAGCTTTCCTGACTGGATAGTAGAGACTTGGTTAGAGCAATTACCCATTGAAGAAGTAAATCGATTACTTGCTTGGTTTAATCAGTCTCCCAAAATTGATCTGAGGGTAAATATTCTCCAAACTACCATTGAAGAAGTAGAAAGCGCATTTAAAGCTGCGGATATTTCTATAAATCGCATCCCAGGATTACCTCAAGGGTTGAGACTAGAAAGCGCGGGTGCGGTTACAGATTTACCAGGCTACAAACAAGGATGGTGGGTAATTCAAGACAGTAGCGCGCAGTTGGTGACGCATTTACTTGACCCTCAGCCTGGAGAGACGATAATTGACGCTTGTGCTGCACCTGGAGGCAAAACTACCCATATAGCCGAATTAATGGGGGATAATGGTCATATTATAGCTGGCGATCGCGCTGCTAAACGCCTAAATAAAGTTAGAGAAAACGCTGCACGCCTACATTTACAGTCTATTCAAATCGAAGTGGGAGATAGTTGCGACAAGAGTGAATTTGCGAATATAGCCGACAGGGTACTTTTAGATGCCCCTTGTTCGGGTTTAGGCACGCTACACAAACGCCCTGATATTCGCTGGCGACAAACCTCCCAAGCTATTGAAGAACTTTTTGAGTTACAAAGGAAACTATTAGAACAGGCTGCTACTTGGGTAAAGCCAAAAGGTATTTTAGTGTATGCCACCTGTACTCTTAATATTTTAGAAAATGAAAAAGTAATACAATCATTTTTGGAACAACACTCAAACTGGAGTATTCAATCTCCTACTGATGAGATTACCAAAAGCTGGGCAACATCAGAAGGATGGATTAAAGTTTATCCCCATCGTCATGATATGGATGGTTTTTTTATGGTGAGATTAGAACGAGGTTTGTGA
- a CDS encoding tellurite resistance TerB family protein: MKQVLKILIAAAWIDGVIQPEERVYLRRMAKDFQLADDPEIKPLLSELRPIQPVECYQWLDEYFGENHSPEDYLELLEKISGLIYSDGYVDVREAKLIEAIQNCNNNLDCRNSIFDKMLRKIQKLYRAAIEQKV, from the coding sequence ATGAAACAAGTTCTGAAAATTCTGATTGCTGCTGCTTGGATAGACGGAGTTATTCAACCAGAAGAGCGAGTTTATTTACGTCGTATGGCTAAAGATTTTCAACTAGCTGATGATCCAGAGATCAAGCCTTTACTATCTGAATTAAGACCAATTCAACCTGTTGAATGTTATCAATGGCTAGATGAATATTTTGGCGAAAATCATTCCCCAGAAGATTATCTGGAATTATTAGAAAAAATTAGTGGCTTAATCTATAGCGATGGTTATGTAGACGTGAGAGAGGCTAAGTTAATTGAAGCTATTCAAAACTGCAATAACAATCTAGATTGTCGCAATTCTATCTTTGATAAAATGCTGCGAAAGATTCAGAAGTTATACCGTGCAGCAATTGAACAAAAAGTTTAG
- a CDS encoding class I SAM-dependent methyltransferase, producing MNETNWYQEESAKFQTGKAFYNPQSKLVRDLGVLAAKVYKQDRGSLRALDALAGCGIRSLRYWQESNADYVWVNEGNADNSFILQQNLSQAIASGHCQITHQDAHRVFFKCYEHRDYYDLVDVDCFGSAVPYLSTMLWATKIGGLMYLTSTDGRTLTGHLPENSIQAYGAIARSHPAAHEQALRLLIGSTQQQAATKGLGVEPVFSLFTGKTYRLMMRLVSKPNLTNNNYGFLAYCHSCGNYQTILWRKLNKITCTCSNSAITVSGAMWLGELHNPQQIERFIILAQQLGWQKIVELLSLMKDEIDLPPYFYKLGEIGRRGKIDIPKRSHLIKALQDQGYQAAATHINPQGIKTDADLETCIAIAIHI from the coding sequence GTGAATGAAACCAATTGGTATCAAGAAGAGTCAGCAAAATTTCAAACGGGAAAGGCTTTTTATAATCCTCAAAGTAAGCTGGTGCGAGATTTGGGAGTTTTGGCTGCCAAGGTTTATAAGCAGGATCGCGGAAGTCTGAGGGCTTTGGATGCTTTAGCTGGTTGTGGTATTCGCAGCTTACGTTATTGGCAAGAAAGTAATGCTGACTATGTTTGGGTAAATGAAGGAAATGCCGATAATAGTTTTATATTACAGCAAAATTTATCTCAGGCGATCGCATCTGGTCACTGTCAGATTACTCATCAAGATGCTCATCGAGTATTTTTTAAATGCTATGAACATCGGGATTATTATGATTTAGTTGATGTGGATTGTTTTGGTAGTGCTGTGCCTTATCTTAGTACTATGCTGTGGGCGACTAAGATTGGTGGCTTGATGTATCTAACTAGCACTGACGGACGCACGTTAACAGGACATTTACCAGAAAATAGTATTCAGGCTTATGGCGCGATCGCACGTTCTCATCCCGCAGCCCATGAACAGGCTTTAAGACTATTGATTGGCAGCACTCAACAACAGGCTGCTACTAAAGGTTTAGGAGTTGAACCAGTCTTTTCTTTGTTTACAGGGAAAACTTATCGTCTGATGATGCGGTTAGTGTCTAAACCTAATCTAACTAACAACAATTATGGTTTTCTCGCCTATTGCCATAGCTGTGGTAACTATCAAACTATTCTCTGGCGTAAATTAAATAAAATTACCTGCACCTGTTCTAATTCTGCTATAACCGTTAGTGGTGCAATGTGGCTAGGTGAATTACACAACCCACAACAGATAGAACGGTTTATAATTTTGGCTCAACAGTTAGGCTGGCAGAAAATTGTTGAATTGCTCAGTTTAATGAAAGATGAGATCGATCTACCGCCTTACTTTTACAAATTAGGAGAAATTGGTCGTCGCGGAAAAATAGATATACCAAAGCGATCGCACTTAATCAAAGCTTTACAAGACCAAGGTTATCAAGCAGCAGCAACCCATATTAATCCTCAAGGAATCAAAACCGATGCGGATCTCGAAACCTGTATTGCGATCGCCATACATATCTAA
- a CDS encoding bis(5'-nucleosyl)-tetraphosphatase has translation MRSSFMEKVKSCGVICFTQTKQPSFLLMKRSYRYDLPKGHIEPGETELQCALRELFEETGITKKQVCLELDFRFKTIYYPRYRRFGGDKVEKSLVIFFAWVSEELEIVMTEHNASEWVKWNPPHYFHNRIIDELLLTVDRQLIVKGKR, from the coding sequence ATGCGATCATCCTTCATGGAAAAAGTCAAATCTTGCGGTGTAATCTGCTTTACTCAAACGAAACAGCCATCATTTCTCTTGATGAAGAGATCATATCGTTATGATTTGCCCAAAGGTCACATTGAACCTGGGGAAACTGAACTTCAGTGCGCTTTAAGAGAATTGTTTGAGGAAACAGGAATCACTAAAAAACAGGTTTGCTTAGAGTTGGATTTTCGGTTTAAAACTATTTATTACCCTCGATACAGACGTTTTGGCGGAGACAAAGTTGAAAAGTCTTTAGTTATTTTTTTCGCCTGGGTAAGCGAAGAACTAGAAATTGTGATGACAGAACATAATGCTTCTGAATGGGTTAAATGGAATCCTCCCCATTATTTTCATAACAGAATTATTGATGAGTTGCTGTTGACGGTCGATCGGCAGTTGATTGTTAAAGGTAAACGATAA
- a CDS encoding DUF952 domain-containing protein, producing the protein MNKNKFVYHITSFAEWNAAQSQEEYKAQGFDTEGFIHCSYCHQILTVAHRFFKGQSGLVILVIESSKINNSLVEENLEGGVELYPHLYSVLPTKAVSNAIAFPCNIDGNFTLPDELKV; encoded by the coding sequence TTGAATAAAAATAAGTTTGTTTATCATATAACCTCTTTTGCTGAGTGGAATGCTGCTCAATCTCAAGAAGAATACAAAGCACAAGGTTTTGACACAGAAGGATTTATTCACTGTTCTTATTGTCATCAAATATTGACAGTAGCGCATCGATTTTTCAAAGGACAAAGTGGTCTTGTAATATTAGTTATTGAATCCTCTAAAATAAACAACAGTCTGGTTGAGGAAAATTTAGAGGGGGGTGTAGAACTATATCCTCACCTTTATAGTGTATTGCCAACTAAAGCGGTTAGTAACGCGATCGCTTTTCCCTGTAATATTGATGGTAACTTTACTTTGCCAGATGAACTTAAAGTTTAG
- a CDS encoding secondary thiamine-phosphate synthase enzyme YjbQ has protein sequence MKQHQTALKIKTTGKSLHKITRQVEQAVEKSGVATGLCTIFVRHTSASLLIQENADPDVLVDLENFFAQLVPEDATRYIHSAEGMDDMPAHIRSALTHTSEHIPISGERLVLGTWQGIYLWEHRQRGNQREVIVHVSGDEH, from the coding sequence ATGAAACAACATCAAACAGCCTTAAAAATCAAAACTACAGGAAAATCACTCCATAAAATTACTCGTCAAGTCGAACAAGCAGTAGAAAAATCTGGCGTTGCTACAGGCTTGTGTACTATATTTGTGCGCCATACTTCTGCATCTTTGTTGATTCAAGAAAATGCCGATCCTGATGTTCTAGTTGATTTAGAAAATTTCTTTGCTCAATTAGTCCCTGAAGACGCTACACGATATATTCATAGTGCCGAAGGAATGGATGATATGCCTGCTCATATTCGCTCTGCCTTAACCCATACTTCAGAACATATTCCTATTTCTGGAGAGCGATTAGTTTTAGGAACTTGGCAGGGTATTTATCTGTGGGAACACCGTCAACGAGGCAATCAAAGAGAAGTAATTGTTCATGTTAGCGGAGATGAACATTAA